From the genome of Orcinus orca chromosome 5, mOrcOrc1.1, whole genome shotgun sequence, one region includes:
- the LOC117199289 gene encoding LOW QUALITY PROTEIN: interferon-induced GTP-binding protein Mx2-like (The sequence of the model RefSeq protein was modified relative to this genomic sequence to represent the inferred CDS: deleted 2 bases in 1 codon; substituted 1 base at 1 genomic stop codon), with protein MCFSFLFNQKKIEDIKAKQAETAENLTRLQFRMEQLIYCQDQIHSVALNRVXEEIFNPVGTPPQNLQSKSPLLNDPPSFSSTVEIWVHLNVCFSETGKRLANLIPFIIQYFMLQENGDYLQKATMQILQEKQYYSWLLQEQSDTTAKRRFLREKSYRLAQARRALYEFPQLKW; from the exons atgtgtttctctttcttattcaACCAGAAGAAGATTGAAGACATAAAAGCAAAACAAGCGGAAACAGCAGAAAATCTGACCCGGCTTCAGTTCAGGATGGAGCAATTGATTTATTGTCAAGATCAGATTCACAGC GTGGCTCTGAACAGAGTCTGAGAAGAGATCTTTAACCCAGTGGGAACGCCTCCACAGAATCTTCAGTCGAAATCGCCCCTTTTAAATGATCCGCCTTCATTTTCCTCCACTGTGGAAATTTGGGTCCACCTGAATGTGTGTTTCTCG GAAACCGGCAAACGTCTCGCCAACCTGATCCCATTCATAATTCAGTATTTTATGCTCCAAGAGAATGGTGATTACTTACAGAAAGCCACGATGCAGATACTACAGGAAAAACAGTACTATTCCTGGCTGCTTCAAGAACAGAGTGACACGACAGCCAAGAGGAGATTCCTTAGGGAGAAAAGTTACCGGCTGGCTCAGGCACGGCGCGCTCTCTACGAATTCCCCCAGTTAAAGTGGTAA